A single genomic interval of Lathyrus oleraceus cultivar Zhongwan6 chromosome 7, CAAS_Psat_ZW6_1.0, whole genome shotgun sequence harbors:
- the LOC127108283 gene encoding protein MEI2-like 4 isoform X1, with product MPFQVMDQRGDNFFDDISFHSERNVGLRKPKYMNVQHPQGMNGMIAPPGNRLNASSPFEVNAKSGFPMSQTNLSEGSVEKLPDIADVLKGSRESFHHNPQPWSDVFRQSAPTSHRLIGNKLVANNAVHRESSLFSSSLSDMFTINLNLLGNDLLSDQPAASGSLLEEDPYKSLEEMEAHYIHNLLPDEDDLFSGVVDELEFNSHTRTNDDSEDFDLFSSGGGLELEGDEHLSSLKRATGLDGDHGFFGGSKGKLPFVEQPSRTLFVRNINSNVEDFELKTLFEQYGDIRTIYAACKHRGFVMISYFDLRAAQKAMQALQSRPLRSRKLDIHYSIPKVNAPEKDIGHGTLMLSGLDSSVLNDELRHIFGFYGEIKEIYEYQEMKHLKFIEFYDVRAAEAALRALNRIEFAGKQIKLEPGHPRFATRLMQQSHKVQDERDLGQSIIDNLQLRQKPTLSSGVIDSAGLENGYNQRFQSAMRQQPLNGFTDNAFFHANSNVQNALRGASVGKVSGVPESTNLVDAMKFASSPTTFHPHSLPEYHASLSNASPYNFSSTIGNKAGNIGAGVTEASNGRHIQGISSVGNLAEFNGGGSSGNGIRAHHGLNHMWSSSNSHQQSSPSNMPWQKTPPFANGSPGLPQMSSFARTPPHMLRTQHLDHHVGSAPVVTASPWDRKNSYLGESPDASGFHLGSPGNGGFHGSWQMRSLDFSPHNNMFSHVGGNSTELSSSAGQSSPNPLSHILYGRQHPATTVSKFDPTNDRMRNLYSRKSEANTVSLADRKQYELDLGRILRGEDIRTTLMIKNIPNKYTSKMLLVAIDEQCRGTYDFLYLPIDFKNKCNVGYAFINMTDPAQIIPFHQAFHGKKWEKFNSEKVASLAYARIQGRASLVAHFQNSSLMNEDKRCRPILFQTEGPNAGDMEPFPIGANVRVRPGKIRNAGNEENRVQAPPSTLASGEESANGNSD from the exons ATGCCTTTTCAAGTTATGGATCAGAGGGGTGATAATTTTTTCGATGATATTTCGTTTCATTCTGAG AGGAACGTTGGATTGAGGAAGCCGAAATACATGAATGTCCAACACCCCCAAG GAATGAATGGAATGATAGCGCCACCTGGCAACAGATTGAATGCTTCATCACCCTTTGAAGTAAACGCAAAATCTGGATTTCCGATGTCACAGACTAATCTATCTGAGGGAAGCGTAGAAAAGCTACCTGACATTGCTGATGTATTGAAAGGTTCCAGGGAATCATTTCATCACAATCCCCAACCATGGTCTGATGTTTTTAGGCAGTCAGCACCGACCTCGCATCGCTTAATCGGGAACAAGCTTGTCGCGAATAATGCTGTCCATCGAGAAAGTAGTTTGTTCTCTAGCTCGCTGTCGGATATGTTTACCATAAACT TGAATTTATTGGGGAATGATCTTCTGTCCGACCAGCCGGCTGCTTCCGGTTCGCTTCTGGAGGAAGATCCGTATAAATCTCTTGAAGAGATGGAGGCTCATTATATACATAATCTCCTTCCTGATGAAGATGATCTGTTTTCTGGTGTTGTTGATGAGTTAGAATTCAATTCTCATACTAGGACGAACGATGATTCCGAAGATTTTGATTTGTTTAGCAGCGGCGGAGGCTTGGAGCTGGAAGGAGATGAACATTTAAGTTCGCTGAAAAGAGCAACTGGTTTGGATGGAGATCACGGTTTCTTTGGAGGTTCTAAAGGAAAACTTCCTTTCGTTGAACAGCCTTCAAGAACACTTTTTGTTCGAAACATCAATAGCAACGTTGAGGACTTCGAGCTGAAGACTCTATTTGAG CAATATGGAGATATCAGAACTATTTATGCGGCTTGCAAGCATCGCGGGTTTGTCATGATCTCTTATTTTGATCTAAGGGCTGCACAGAAAGCAATGCAAGCCCTTCAGAGTAGGCCATTGAGGTCTAGGAAGCTGGACATACATTATTCGATTCCCAAG GTTAATGCTCCAGAGAAGGATATTGGCCATGGTACACTGATGTTATCTGGTCTCGATTCATCTGTTTTAAATGATGAGCTTAGACATATCTTTGGATTTTACGGAGAAATCAAAGAA ATCTATGAATATCAAGAAATGAAGCATCTCAAGTTTATTGAGTTTTATGACGTGCGAGCTGCTGAAGCTGCACTTCGGGCATTGAACCGGATTGAATTTGCTGGGAAGCAGATCAAGCTTGAACCTGGCCATCCTAGGTTTGCAACACG TCTGATGCAGCAGTCTCATAAGGTGCAAGATGAACGAGATCTTGGTCAGAGCATTATTGACAACTTACAACTACGACAAAAGC CAACACTGTCGTCTGGAGTAATTGATTCTGCTGGTTTGGAAAATGGATACAACCAGAGGTTTCAATCTGCAATGCGGCAACAGCCTTTGAATGGATTTACCGATAATGCCTTCTTTCATGCCAATTCCAACGTTCAAAACGCTTTGAGAGGGGCATCTGTTGGAAAAGTTTCTGGTGTTCCCGAGTCCACTAACCTTGTCGATGCAATGAAATTTGCGTCTAGTCCAACAACATTTCATCCTCATTCTCTACCAGAGTATCATGCTAGCTTGTCTAATGCTAGTCCTTATAACTTTTCAAGCACCATTGGCAACAAGGCTGGTAATATAGGCGCTGGAGTGACGGAAGCCTCTAATGGAAGGCATATCCAAGGAATAAGCTCGGTTGGGAACTTAGCAGAATTCAATGGAGGAG GGTCATCAGGAAACGGCATCCGCGCGCATCATGGGCTTAATCATATGTGGAGCAGCTCCAATTCGCATCAGCAATCTTCACCGAGTAACATGCCTTGGCAGAAAACCCCGCCATTTGCTAACGGTTCTCCAGGCTTGCCCCAGATGTCAAGCTTTGCTAGAACACCACCTCATATGCTGAGAACACAACATTTGGACCATCATGTTGGATCGGCACCGGTTGTTACAGCCTCTCCTTGGGACAGGAAAAACTCTTACCTGGGAGAATCTCCTGATGCTTCTGGTTTTCACTTGGGTTCTCCTGGAAACGGAGGTTTTCATGGTTCTTGGCAAATGCGTTCCTTGGACTTTTCTCCTCATAATAACATGTTTTCACATGTTGGTGGGAACAGTACTGAACTATCGTCCAGTGCCGGGCAGAGCTCGCCTAATCCATTGTCTCATATTCTCTATGGGAGACAGCATCCCGCGACTACAGTGTCGAAATTTGATCCTACCAATGATCGAATGAGAAACCTTTATAGTCGTAAAAGTGAAGCAAACACCGTTAGCTTGGCTGATAGGAAACAATATGAACTTGATCTGGGCCGCATACTCCGTGGAGAAGACATCCGAACAACGCTTATGATAAAAAACATTCCCAACAA GTATACTTCAAAGATGCTACTTGTTGCCATAGATGAGCAATGTCGGGGAACTTATGACTTTCTGTACTTACCAATTGACTTCAAG AACAAATGTAATGTTGGATATGCATTCATAAATATGACCGATCCTGCTCAAATCATTCCTTTCCACCAG GCTTTCCATGGTAAAAAGTGGGAGAAGTTTAACAGTGAAAAAGTAGCATCACTTGCATATGCTCGAATTCAAGGAAGAGCTTCTCTTGTCGCTCATTTCCAGAATTCAAGCCTGATGAACGAAGATAAACGTTGCCGCCCTATTCTCTTTCAAACAGAAGGCCCAAATGCCGGCGATATG GAGCCTTTTCCAATCGGAGCCAACGTTAGAGTTCGACCTGGAAAAATTCGCAACGCTGGCAACGAAGAGAATCGCGTCCAAGCTCCTCCTTCAACTTTAGCAAGCGGAGAAGAGTCTGCAAACGGAAACTCCGACTGA
- the LOC127108283 gene encoding protein MEI2-like 4 isoform X2, which yields MPFQVMDQRGDNFFDDISFHSERNVGLRKPKYMNVQHPQGMNGMIAPPGNRLNASSPFEVNAKSGFPMSQTNLSEGSVEKLPDIADVLKGSRESFHHNPQPWSDVFRQSAPTSHRLIGNKLVANNAVHRESSLFSSSLSDMFTINLNLLGNDLLSDQPAASGSLLEEDPYKSLEEMEAHYIHNLLPDEDDLFSGVVDELEFNSHTRTNDDSEDFDLFSSGGGLELEGDEHLSSLKRATGLDGDHGFFGGSKGKLPFVEQPSRTLFVRNINSNVEDFELKTLFEQYGDIRTIYAACKHRGFVMISYFDLRAAQKAMQALQSRPLRSRKLDIHYSIPKVNAPEKDIGHGTLMLSGLDSSVLNDELRHIFGFYGEIKEIYEYQEMKHLKFIEFYDVRAAEAALRALNRIEFAGKQIKLEPGHPSLMQQSHKVQDERDLGQSIIDNLQLRQKPTLSSGVIDSAGLENGYNQRFQSAMRQQPLNGFTDNAFFHANSNVQNALRGASVGKVSGVPESTNLVDAMKFASSPTTFHPHSLPEYHASLSNASPYNFSSTIGNKAGNIGAGVTEASNGRHIQGISSVGNLAEFNGGGSSGNGIRAHHGLNHMWSSSNSHQQSSPSNMPWQKTPPFANGSPGLPQMSSFARTPPHMLRTQHLDHHVGSAPVVTASPWDRKNSYLGESPDASGFHLGSPGNGGFHGSWQMRSLDFSPHNNMFSHVGGNSTELSSSAGQSSPNPLSHILYGRQHPATTVSKFDPTNDRMRNLYSRKSEANTVSLADRKQYELDLGRILRGEDIRTTLMIKNIPNKYTSKMLLVAIDEQCRGTYDFLYLPIDFKNKCNVGYAFINMTDPAQIIPFHQAFHGKKWEKFNSEKVASLAYARIQGRASLVAHFQNSSLMNEDKRCRPILFQTEGPNAGDMEPFPIGANVRVRPGKIRNAGNEENRVQAPPSTLASGEESANGNSD from the exons ATGCCTTTTCAAGTTATGGATCAGAGGGGTGATAATTTTTTCGATGATATTTCGTTTCATTCTGAG AGGAACGTTGGATTGAGGAAGCCGAAATACATGAATGTCCAACACCCCCAAG GAATGAATGGAATGATAGCGCCACCTGGCAACAGATTGAATGCTTCATCACCCTTTGAAGTAAACGCAAAATCTGGATTTCCGATGTCACAGACTAATCTATCTGAGGGAAGCGTAGAAAAGCTACCTGACATTGCTGATGTATTGAAAGGTTCCAGGGAATCATTTCATCACAATCCCCAACCATGGTCTGATGTTTTTAGGCAGTCAGCACCGACCTCGCATCGCTTAATCGGGAACAAGCTTGTCGCGAATAATGCTGTCCATCGAGAAAGTAGTTTGTTCTCTAGCTCGCTGTCGGATATGTTTACCATAAACT TGAATTTATTGGGGAATGATCTTCTGTCCGACCAGCCGGCTGCTTCCGGTTCGCTTCTGGAGGAAGATCCGTATAAATCTCTTGAAGAGATGGAGGCTCATTATATACATAATCTCCTTCCTGATGAAGATGATCTGTTTTCTGGTGTTGTTGATGAGTTAGAATTCAATTCTCATACTAGGACGAACGATGATTCCGAAGATTTTGATTTGTTTAGCAGCGGCGGAGGCTTGGAGCTGGAAGGAGATGAACATTTAAGTTCGCTGAAAAGAGCAACTGGTTTGGATGGAGATCACGGTTTCTTTGGAGGTTCTAAAGGAAAACTTCCTTTCGTTGAACAGCCTTCAAGAACACTTTTTGTTCGAAACATCAATAGCAACGTTGAGGACTTCGAGCTGAAGACTCTATTTGAG CAATATGGAGATATCAGAACTATTTATGCGGCTTGCAAGCATCGCGGGTTTGTCATGATCTCTTATTTTGATCTAAGGGCTGCACAGAAAGCAATGCAAGCCCTTCAGAGTAGGCCATTGAGGTCTAGGAAGCTGGACATACATTATTCGATTCCCAAG GTTAATGCTCCAGAGAAGGATATTGGCCATGGTACACTGATGTTATCTGGTCTCGATTCATCTGTTTTAAATGATGAGCTTAGACATATCTTTGGATTTTACGGAGAAATCAAAGAA ATCTATGAATATCAAGAAATGAAGCATCTCAAGTTTATTGAGTTTTATGACGTGCGAGCTGCTGAAGCTGCACTTCGGGCATTGAACCGGATTGAATTTGCTGGGAAGCAGATCAAGCTTGAACCTGGCCATCCTAG TCTGATGCAGCAGTCTCATAAGGTGCAAGATGAACGAGATCTTGGTCAGAGCATTATTGACAACTTACAACTACGACAAAAGC CAACACTGTCGTCTGGAGTAATTGATTCTGCTGGTTTGGAAAATGGATACAACCAGAGGTTTCAATCTGCAATGCGGCAACAGCCTTTGAATGGATTTACCGATAATGCCTTCTTTCATGCCAATTCCAACGTTCAAAACGCTTTGAGAGGGGCATCTGTTGGAAAAGTTTCTGGTGTTCCCGAGTCCACTAACCTTGTCGATGCAATGAAATTTGCGTCTAGTCCAACAACATTTCATCCTCATTCTCTACCAGAGTATCATGCTAGCTTGTCTAATGCTAGTCCTTATAACTTTTCAAGCACCATTGGCAACAAGGCTGGTAATATAGGCGCTGGAGTGACGGAAGCCTCTAATGGAAGGCATATCCAAGGAATAAGCTCGGTTGGGAACTTAGCAGAATTCAATGGAGGAG GGTCATCAGGAAACGGCATCCGCGCGCATCATGGGCTTAATCATATGTGGAGCAGCTCCAATTCGCATCAGCAATCTTCACCGAGTAACATGCCTTGGCAGAAAACCCCGCCATTTGCTAACGGTTCTCCAGGCTTGCCCCAGATGTCAAGCTTTGCTAGAACACCACCTCATATGCTGAGAACACAACATTTGGACCATCATGTTGGATCGGCACCGGTTGTTACAGCCTCTCCTTGGGACAGGAAAAACTCTTACCTGGGAGAATCTCCTGATGCTTCTGGTTTTCACTTGGGTTCTCCTGGAAACGGAGGTTTTCATGGTTCTTGGCAAATGCGTTCCTTGGACTTTTCTCCTCATAATAACATGTTTTCACATGTTGGTGGGAACAGTACTGAACTATCGTCCAGTGCCGGGCAGAGCTCGCCTAATCCATTGTCTCATATTCTCTATGGGAGACAGCATCCCGCGACTACAGTGTCGAAATTTGATCCTACCAATGATCGAATGAGAAACCTTTATAGTCGTAAAAGTGAAGCAAACACCGTTAGCTTGGCTGATAGGAAACAATATGAACTTGATCTGGGCCGCATACTCCGTGGAGAAGACATCCGAACAACGCTTATGATAAAAAACATTCCCAACAA GTATACTTCAAAGATGCTACTTGTTGCCATAGATGAGCAATGTCGGGGAACTTATGACTTTCTGTACTTACCAATTGACTTCAAG AACAAATGTAATGTTGGATATGCATTCATAAATATGACCGATCCTGCTCAAATCATTCCTTTCCACCAG GCTTTCCATGGTAAAAAGTGGGAGAAGTTTAACAGTGAAAAAGTAGCATCACTTGCATATGCTCGAATTCAAGGAAGAGCTTCTCTTGTCGCTCATTTCCAGAATTCAAGCCTGATGAACGAAGATAAACGTTGCCGCCCTATTCTCTTTCAAACAGAAGGCCCAAATGCCGGCGATATG GAGCCTTTTCCAATCGGAGCCAACGTTAGAGTTCGACCTGGAAAAATTCGCAACGCTGGCAACGAAGAGAATCGCGTCCAAGCTCCTCCTTCAACTTTAGCAAGCGGAGAAGAGTCTGCAAACGGAAACTCCGACTGA